The genomic segment ACTTTTTGCCTTAACTTCGATATCTGCACCGAGTTTCTTTGCCGCTTTACGTGCCGCTGCTGCCATAAATCCAGATGATGCACCTGCACCACAGGTCAATAATACTTGTTTTGTCATTTTGTTCTCCTAAGATATTTAATTAACTTAATTTGTTTTCTTATTGAAGCAATAGGTAGAAAGCTATTGTTTCGATGATTTTATTGTAGCAAAAGTTATTTTTTTCCTCTGCCAAATTTTTTTCCTGCTAAGCGGAAGTTTTTTTGAATGCGCTAACATCATCGATATGAGATTACTGAAGTTTTGAAAAATCGTAAACTATAATTAAGCTGTTACGGGGAACACCACAGGCTTCCATAACTGACTGATTCATCTCGTGATAATAGCTGTATCTCACATTTTTGTAGTTAAAATCTTAATATCTTTACTAAATTTTTTAGTGGAACTTGTCTAAAACATATTATTTAATTTAAAGGAGAAATATAATGACAGAAATAAATGATGCTACCACAGGTCCAACAATACGTGAAGTAGGTGATACTGCTATTAGTGCACATACGACAGTTAACATTGAGGGAATGACTTGCACACATTGTGCAAACACCGTTGCCCAAGCTATTTTTGATGTTCCCGGTATTATTGCTGTTAAAGTTTTTTTGGAAGAAGGGAAAGCAATGTTTGATACAAATGCTGAGGTATCATTAACTGATATTTCCTTTTCAGTCGAAAAAGCTGGTTACAAACTTGTATTATAAGGTTATTGAAATTTGTATCACTATTATTGATTGGATAAATAAATGAAAAAGCAGTCAAGAATCACCATCCTTTGACTGTTTTTATTGTATTAGTCAACCAAATATCCTACATTTATTTTTGGAGCTTCAGATTTTGATACTGTTTGGTTTATAAAAACTCCTTTTAGAATTAAAGTTTGGATAGACGCAAGGTGGTATACCTGCAATTATTAAATCTTCTAATACAGACTTAGAGATGAACTAGTATAAACAAACAGATAAATGGTGCGGCGCAGAAGATGAAGCGAAAAAATTAAAAG from the Lactococcus allomyrinae genome contains:
- a CDS encoding heavy-metal-associated domain-containing protein; amino-acid sequence: MTEINDATTGPTIREVGDTAISAHTTVNIEGMTCTHCANTVAQAIFDVPGIIAVKVFLEEGKAMFDTNAEVSLTDISFSVEKAGYKLVL